Within Oribacterium sp. oral taxon 102, the genomic segment GCTTCCGCCATACTGATCGTCTGCCCATGGTAGCGCTCCGTGAGGTCCCGTGTCAGCGTCGCCAGCTCGTCGGCACTCCCCTCGGGTGCAGTCACTGCCGCACTCTCGATCAGAGAAAGAATGGCGGTCTGCGGCAGACGGAGCTTCAGGCTCCGGAGCAGTGCCTCATAGTACAGCGGGAACACGAAGGGATCCTCATAATAGCCCATGCAGAGGAGCACCGCATCCGCAGTCTCTCCGCTTCCGAGCTGCTGCTGCAAAAGTACATAATGCATCAGGGTATCATATACGCCGAAAAGCGAGAAATTCTGAAGCTCTACCTGAGAGCCGTAACGCTCCCGCAGGCCATCGGCAAGCTGTCCCGTCCAGCTCTCCAGCCCGGAAAGCCTGTCATAGGCAGTTTCATCCCCGAAAACCCAGATCTTCACCGGCTGCCCGCTCCGAAGCTTCTGATAGAAGCCCTTCGCCTCTGTCCTCTGCGTCTCCCCCGCCGTCTCCTCTGCCGCGCTGCCGCTCTCCGTATGCCGTGCTGCATTGAACGCATCACGTGTCCGAACCGTCTGAAAGGCATAAAGCAAAGCGAGGAGCAGAAATAGAATTCCTGCCCCCGCCGCAATGCCGTACCGAAATATAATTTTCCTTCTCTGCTCCATACTCCCCCATGCGATAGCCGAATACCTGTTGAACAAAACGGAGCTAATTCGCGAATCTCCCGTAGCCATACGGCTTCGCATAGAACGCGTCATGCTCCCGCACATAATCGCCGCTGTGCGTACTGTGTACCAGCGTCCCGTCTCCGGAATAGATCCCCACATGGTAGATCGTGGACGGGGAAGAGCCATAGAAAATCAAGTCGCCTGCCCGCAGATCCTCCACAGAGATCTTCTCCGCCGCTGCATACTGTGAGCGGGAATCTCTCGGGATCGAGATTCCGAAATGCCGGAAAACCTGCTGTGTGAAGCCGGAGCAGTCCGCGCCGGTCTCCAGCGATTCCCCCGCGGTCGCGTAGCGCAGCCTGCCGATGAAGCTTCTGGCATAGTTCACGAGCTCTGTCGCCGCCGTGCGCGGCATACTGTCAGAGCTGCTGCCCACTACACCTCCGAACGCCTCTGCCGAACGCCGTACGCTGCTTCCCGCTCCCGGTGCTGTGCCGAGTGTTACCCCCGGAGCCGTCGTGATAGAAATCACCGCCGTTCCGCCGGAGCCCGGTCCTCCATAGCTCTCCGCTTCAGATATGCCGTCTGCCTTCTCCGCAGCACTCCGGAAGCTCCTCAGACTGCTCAGGTCAACCGAGATCTCCACCGCTTCCTTTCCTGCGTCCCCCTTGGAGAAACCTGTCTCCGGATCCTCTGCCTCCCACTCTGTGCCGAGCTCCAGATCCGAGCCGAGATCAATCACGCCTGTGCTGTTCTCATTCACCCCGTTTGTCTGCACATTTCCCTCTGACACGCTCCGGGTCTGCACCGCACCGCTACTGTCTACCCATGCCCCGCTGCCGTCCACCCTGCTGCCGCTGACCGAAGAAGAGGTCACAAGCCAGCCATCCGCGTCGAAATAGTAGCACTCCGCAATACCGTCGGAATCGCCGTCAATCCAGACCCACTCCCGTTTCGGATAGCTCCCGTCCAGATTATTGTACCACCATTTTTTGCTGTCTCTGCCCTTTCCCTGCTGCCACTGTCCGGCATATCCCGCCGCTGCCGAGGCAAGGCTCAATGCCGCTGCCATAAGGCACAGCAGGTATCTTCTGTAGATTCTCATATGCTGTCCTCTTCATTCTGTGCTGACTACAGTTTACTCTCTCTATGTATCTTCCCGCAAGACGAAATCCAATATCGTAAAGTTTTCGTAGAAATCTTAAGATTCTGTCAAAGCAGCTCGAAGCGGCGGAGCAGCAGCCGCTGCAGAATAAGCAGCAGGGAAAGCGCGAGAATACGGAAGCCGCTTCGCTGTATACTCCTGTCCTTCGCCTCGAAGCCGCGCACGAGCCGCATAAGCGCATAAATCAGCAGCACAACTCCCGCGACATAGAAAAGTAAATCAAAAAAATCCAAAGGGTTAACCGTCCGGAGCCTCTGCAGCAGCTCCCTGCGGATGTCCAGATTCTCCATCGCATTCTCCTCTATAGAAAACATTCCCGCTTGGCTGTTTTCTGTTAAACACGGCGCCTGCTCTCCCCGCGCTTTGCCTTTCACCGCTTTCTGTATAAGCGCTTCTTCGAAGCTCCCGCATCGCGAACAGGAATTCACACCCCCGCGCTACTCACGTACCGCTTCGTGCTCATTCCTGTTGCCCTGTCAGATGCCGGAACATCCGCTCGTGTAAACACAGCGTCTGTTCCGGCGCCTGCTCTCCCCGCGCTTTGCCTTTCACCGCTTTCTGTATAAGCTTACGCGCTGCTCCGCTTCTTCGAAGCTCCCGCATCGCGAACAGGAATTCACACTCCCGCGCTACTCACGTACCGCTTCGTGCTCATTCCTGTTGCCCTGTCAGATGCCGGAACATCCGCTCGTGTAAACACGGCGTCTGTTCCGGCGCCTGACAGGAGCTTATACAGAAAAGAACCGTCGGACATATCGACGGTTCCAGCCACAAACCAGACTCGAACTGGTGACCTTCTGATTACGAATCAGATGCACTACCGACTGTGCTATTGTGGCAACTTGGAAACTATACCATAGTTTCCGGGCAAATGCAAGAGTAAGGCATAAATTATTTCGCCAGCATCATGCGGTCGTTGGAAAAGGCGCCGCCGGATGCCTCCTCAAATTTCCGGAGCAGATCCTCTACCCGGAGCCTCTTTTTCTCTTCTCCCGCCACATCATAAATGATCCTGCCATTGTCCATCATAATCAGGCGGTTGCCGATCGTGATCGCATCGTGCATATTGTGAGTGACCATCATTGCCGTCAGCTGCTCCTCCTCCACGATCTCCCGGGTCAGGCTGAGCACCTTGGAGGCAGTCTTCGGATCCAGCGCCGCCGTATGCTCGTCAAGAAGCAGGAGCTGCGGACGCCGAAGCGTCGCCATCAGAAGCGTCAGCGCCTGCCGCTGTCCGCCCGACAGGAGCCCTACCTTCGAGCTCATCCGTGCCTGCAGCCCGAGCCCGAGCCGCTCCAGCGCATCCTTATAGAATTCCCGCTCCCGCCTTGTGACCGCCCAGCGAAGCCTGCGCCGCTCCCCTCTCCGGAAGGCAAGTGCCATATTCTCCTCGATCTGCATATCCGCCGCCGTGCCCTTCATCGGATCCTGAAAGACGCGCCCGATGTACTTCGCACGCAGATGCTCCGGCATTTTGGTGATGTTTTTCTCATTGATCTCGATGATGCCGGAATCCACCGGATATGCGCCGGCGATCATATTGAGAAGTGTAGATTTGCCCGCGCCGTTTCCGCCGATAATGGTCACGAAATCTCCATCCTGCAGCGTAAGGTCTATACCCTGCAGCGCCCTTTTTTCATTGACAGTGCCGATATTGAAGGTCTTCCGGACATTTTTGATTTTAAGCATGCGGCTCATCCTCCTTCTTCTCTGCCTCTGCCCTGTCGGAAACGCTTTCCCGGTACGCCCTCTTCGCTTTCCACTTCTCTGCCGCGACCGGAATGCAGAGCGCCGCCGCGACAATCAGCGCCGAGAGCAGCTTCATATCGTTCGGCTTCATGCCGAGGCGGAGCACGATCGCGCGAATCGCGAAATAGATCACGCAGCCTGCAGCCGAGGCAAGGAGCTTCAGTCCGAAATTCCGCACCCGTCCGAAAAGCACTTCTCCGATCACGATCGCCGCGAGCCCGATCACGATCGCACCCGTTCCCATTCCGACGTCGGCATACTTCGTAGACTGGCAGATCAGCGCGCCGGACAGTCCGACCAATACATTGGCGAGGATGAGTCCGAGCAGCTTCGAGGCGTTCGTGTTCACACCGAGCGCCCGGATCATCGCCTCGTTGTTTCCGGTTGCACGGAGCGCCGAGCCAAGCTCCGTCCCGAAGAACCAGTACATCAGTCCCACAATCAGAATAACCATAATAACACCGACGATCAGCGATGCCTGCGACTGGGTCAGCGCAAACCTGTCCGCCCAGAAGGTAATAATTGACGCGATCTTATTGACAGACTGATTCGATTTGTCCTCCATGATCCGGAGGTTAATGGACCAAAGCGAGATCTGCGTCAGGATCCCCGCGAGAATCGCCGGAATCCCGAAAAAGGTATGCAGGATGCCGGTCACCGCACCCGCGATGCCCCCGGCAGCTGCACCGGCAAGCGCAGCAAGGATCGGATCTGTGCCTGCGAGCAGCAGCATCGCACAGACGCAGCCGCCGAGTGCGAAGGAACCGTCAGTCGTCATATCCGGAATGTCCAGAATCTTGAAGCTGATGTATACGCCGAGCACCATCAGTGCCCAGATCAGCCCCTGTGAAGCCGCCCCCAGAAGGGATGCCAGTAAACCGTTCATTTTTCTCCTCATATGTCATTGACATGCAGCTTTTCCCGTTTCCCCATCGATCAGAAAAGCCCCTGTCATAGGAAGAGGGCGGCAAGCGAAGCTTCTCCCTGCCGTCCCTCTCGAAATCCTTCCCGCTCACAACCCCGATACAGCCGAAAGGGCCTGCCCGAACTGCTCTACTTGAGTCCGGAAACGTCGATGCCGAGGAGCTTCGCAGTCTCCTCATTAACTGTCAGCTTCATATCGGAAGCCTCTCCATAGGCGATCGGAAGCGACGCCGGCTTTTTGCCGTTCTTCAGAATCTCTGCCGCCTGTTTTCCTGCGAGCATGCCATGCCGGAAGTAGTCGATGCCGTAGGTAGCGAGACCTCCCTCCGACACCATATTCTCCTCTCCGCAGATCGTTGGAATACTGTTGTCGTTCGCGACCTGCGCCACTGTCGCCATCCCCGCCGCGATTGTATTGTCTGTCGGAATGTAGATCGCGTCCACCTTGCCGATCATGGACTCCACGACCGTCTGGATCTCGTTAGAGCCGGACACCGTATAGTCCGCATGTGAAATACCTGCGTCGTCCAGTGCCTTCCTCGCCATCTCTGCCTGAATCTCCGAATTCGCCTCCGCGGTGCAGAACAGGATGCCGACATTCTTCGCATCCGGAAGGATACGGCGAAGCAGGTCGATCTGCTCCTTGACCGGCGTAAGATCGGAAGCGCCGGTCACATTCCCGCCCGGAGCTGCATTGCTCTCTACGAGTCCGGAGCCCTCCGGATCGGTCACCGCAGAAAGCACGATCGGGATATCCTCCGTTGCCGCTGCCGCCGCCTGTGCCGCCGGCGTTGCGATCGCATAGATCAGATCCACCCTGTCGTTGACAAACTTCTCCGCAATGGTCTGACAGGTCGACTGTTCTCCCGAAGCATTCTGCTGATCCAGCTCATACAGGATCCCTGCCTCGTCCAGTGCCGCCGCAAAGCCCTCGTTCGCCCTGTCCAACGCCGCATGCTGCACGAACTGGAGCACACCGATCCGGTAGACTCTCTCATCTGCCGCCGCGCTTTCCACGCTCTCCGCGCCGTTTCCTGTCGTTATACTCTCTTCAATACTGCTTTCCGTTCCTGCTGCCTTCGACGCTGCGGATGTACCGCATGCCGCAAGGCTGCATACCATTGCTGCCGCTGCCAGTGCTGTGAGCTTCCTGCACTTCATACTCTCTCCTCCTCTGTCCCGTCATCATCTGCACTTGCTTTTTCACGTTGAAGCGTTAATCTCTTGTGAATTTAAATCATTATAGTTTTTTGAATACAAAAAAGCAAGGAGTTTCAATAAGAATCCTCCCTGCCATAAACTTCGGTAATGGCTTCCATAGCGCTACCCGTCCGAAAAACATGCTTCTTCCTGCATTCCCGCGGCGGCACTCCCTCGGACAAAAGCATCCGAAGGCATCCCCCTCCGAACCGCTCTAAGCTCTTCGCCAGAGGGGGATTGCAGGGACAAGTCCTGCAATAAACCGCGTGGCGCCCCAGAGCAGAAGCTCGAGGGCAGTCAGAAGCTGACCGGTTCTGCGATCTCGCCGGTTCGCGCAATGCTCTTCAGATACAGCACCGGTCCCTCTCCATGATATTCCGGCCGCTCCTCCATGCCGATCGAAGCAGTCAGCTTCGCCCAGTCTCTCGTCTCGAACGCCTCGATCATTCTCGGCTCCGCCTTGCAGACGTAGCCGAGGAAGCTCATATCCTGTGCGCAGCAGGTCATCGCCATACGCCCCGGAATAAATTCGTCCTTCGGCATATTTTTCCGCTTCAGCACCATTGCCGAGAAGCTGACCTCCTTCCCGAGATAACGCTCCGGATTGTCCATCACATCGAGGAACCAGATTCCGTAATCCTCCGGTCTCAGCTCGATAGAGCAGGCATTCAGATCGTAGGGAAGATCCTCCGGCAACGCGTCCTGCGTGATCTCTCCCTCCTGATTCTCGAGAATCAGCATCGCGTTCTGTCCCATCGCGCGTATCTTGCGGCGGAAGTCCACGAGCTGCTCCTTGGACAGCCCGTCACAGCGGTTGACAATGCAGAGCTCCGCATTTCGAAGCATCTGCCCCAGAAACGCACGCATATTCCCGTTATTCAGATGCAGGGAAAGCGTAGAGCCGTCAGCTATGGTGATCGTCTGATAGAGCACCCAAGATGCAGGGAGAGAAATCTCGTATTCCGGCTCTCTCCCCTGCTGTGCGGCGAGGAGCTTCTCGCTCATAGGGCCGTCATAGAGATCGTCCTGGTTCCACATTCCGTTCCACTCGATCAGGATGCGCTCCGGCCGATGCTTCGCCTCCAACACCGAGAGGTACTCCCGGTTCAGCTCCCGGATGTCCCGGATCAGAACTGCGACGGTATGATACTTGTCCAGATATTCCTGCGGGTACTCGACCTCCCCCTCCTCACAGAGCAGGAGCAGCGTCGTTCCCTCAGAACGGAAATACTCCTGTGCCATCGTAAACTTGATGAACTCGGTCTTGCCAGCCTCCAGAAAGCCGTTGATCAGAAACACCGGAAGCCGCCCGTCCTCCAAGTCGAAATTATCGCTTGCTGCCATATTTTCCGTCCTTATCCCTTAAACAGTGCGTTCAGCGCATCCTCGCGAAGTGAAGCACCGATGACCACCAGCCTGCCGGTATAATCCGGGCTGCCCTCTCGGATCTCCGTCTGCTCCGGGACGAGATCGAAGTACATCCACGGACCCTCCTGCGTCTTGAGCATCCCCTTCGCACGGACTACTGTGCCGAACTCCTCCGTATTTGCCATCCGGTCGAGCACATCCGAGAGCCATGCCCTGTCATAGGGCCTCGCCGTCTCCACGCTCCAGCTCATGAAAATCTCATCCGCATCGTGGTGATGATGGTGTTCATGTCCGCCATGCTCTGCATGGTGATGATGCGCATGCTCTGCATCCTCATGATGATGCTTACCATGCTCCGTATCATGACAGCCGCAGCCGCAATGCTCACCATGCGCATGCTCCGCATCTCCATGATGTTCGTGTCCATCATGCTCCGCATCCTCATGATGATGATGCTCGTGTGCATGCACTCGCTCCATAACCTCACGGAGCATCTCCTCCTCCATCGTATCCGGCTTACTCAGGATCTCCAAAAGCTGGGCGCCGCCGAGCTCCTGTACCGGTGTCGTAATCACCGTAGCCTTGGGGTTTATCGCCCTCACGATCTCTGCCGCCTCGTCGATCTTCTCTCCATCCGCGATATCCGTTCTGGAGAGCACGACCGTACCGGCGTACTTGATCTGATTATTGAAGAACTCGCCGAAGTTGCGGGAATAGAGCTTCGCCTTCTTCGCGTCTACGACGGTAACCGCCGCATGCAGCTCCACATCCAGCTTCCCGGAAACGCTCTTCACCGCGCCGATGATATCGGACAGCTTGCCGACGCCGGACGGCTCAATGAGGATGCGCTCCGGCTGATAGCGCTCCACCACTTCCCGGAGAGAGCTCTCGAAGTCCCCGACCAGCGAGCAGCAGATGCAGCCCTGATTCATTTCCCGGATCTCAATGCCGGCATCCTTCAGGAAACCGCCGTCGATGCCGATCTCCCCGAACTCATTCTCTATCAGTACCACCTTCTCCGTCTTCAGTGCCTCCGCGAGCAGCTTCTGAATGAAGCTCGTCTTGCCTGCGCCGAGGAAGCCGGAAATAATATCTATCTTTGTCATATCTGCCTCCTGTATATATGGTATGCCGGTATTTCCGATGCCGCCGGAATGTATGCGCATATTGCTGTGATTGCTCTTCCGTTAGCAGTCCATAACCGACTCTGCTAATCATAGAGCGGTTTCCATGCTTTGTCAACTCACAATCCCCCTAAGCGCCGGGAGAATCTCGGCCGCGTTGTCCACGCAGACCGTCGCGCCGTACCTCTCAAGCTCTGCCCGTCCGCGGAAGCCGTAGACGCAGCCAATGGAGGCAATGCCGGCATTCCTCGCCGTTTCGATATCGGTTCCGGTATCGCCGACAAAGACACAGTCAGACGGCTCTACCTGCAATTTCACACAGGCATCCCGCACTACACCCGCATCCGGCTTCAGCGGATGCGTCCCGTCGTCTGCCGACAAATAGTCAAAAAAGGACTCGCCGAAGGCGCTGTCCAGTACGAGCCGTGCCGCGTCCAGCGGCTTGTTCGTAATGCAGGCGATCCGGATGCCCTGTGTCCGCAGTGCCCTGAGGCAGTCCGGCATTCCCGGATACGCCTCGGCACGGTAGGTGCAGTTCTCCGGAAAAATCGAAGCATAATATGCATATGCCGCGTCCAGCTCCGCCATTACCTCATCCGCCTGCTGATCCAGCTCGAAGGCACGATCCTCATCCTTCTTCTCCCAGCTCTCCGCCTCCCGGTAAAGGCGGTCTGCGGTCGCCTGCAGGGATTTCTCCACGAAAACCCGGGAACCGCAGCCCACATAGCGCCGTGTCTGCTCCTCTGTGATCGGGTCGAAACCGAAATGCGCCATCGTTTTATTCATAGCCGTCCGGAGACTGCACAGCGTATTCACCAGCGTGCCGTCCAGATCAAAAAAAACTGCCTTCACTGCCTTTGACATCAGTCAGATCCTTTCTTATACTATATTAGCTATACTGTACTGTATTAGCCATTGACCATACTGCCTGCATAGCAGGGGATTTATACAGTGCCTCTATGCCGCGTTTTGCTACACCATACGTGTATAAGTCCCTCGCGCCGCTCCGCTGCCAGTGGCAGCTCCCACGTCGCTGACAGTGGACTTATACAGTATATTGGGAAAGGGGTATCATGTCAAAGTTTTATTATGCTGTACGAAGGGGGAGAACCCCCGGAATATATGAGAGCTGGGAAGAATGCTGTCAGGAAACCGGCGGCTTCCCCGCCGCGGTCTATAAGAAGTTTCCATCCCGAGAGGAGGCGGAGCGCTTTCTCTCCGAGGAAAGCAGCGGTGCGTCCGCTGCGCCGCTCTCTCCGGAATCGGAATATACGGCGATCGCCTATGTCGACGGAAGCTATCACGCTGCTAAGGGGATCTACGGCTACGGTGTGGTTTTGCTCTTCCAAAGCGGCTCCATGCTCCGCTTTCAGGGCTCCGGCAGCGATCCGGAGCTCGCTTCCATGCGGAATGTCGCCGGAGAAATTCACGGCGCCATGCGCGCTGTCACAGAGGCGGAGCGGCTCGGGCTGCACTCCCTCACGATCTGCTACGACTATATGGGGATCGAATGCTGGGCGGAGGGAAGCTGGAAGCGGAACAAGGCGGGAACAAAGGCATATTACGAATTCATGCAGGAAAGGAAACAGCGCCTTGCCCTCCATTTTCAGAAGGTCAAGGCGCATTCCGGCGTAGAATATAATGAGCTGGCTGACCGTCTCGCGAAGGAAGCCGCCGGTATCCTGTAGCATTTCAGGCAGGCGCTTCGTTCAACGCTTCTCCGGAGCCCCGAAGCGGCTCCGCACCGCCGCAGACAAAATCTCGACACAGCCCTCGACGCCGAAGCTCTCGGAGTCCAGCATGAGATCTTTTCCCTTCTGCTGCGTCCAGTGATTCATGGAATAGAAGCGGTAATAGCTCTCACGTGCCGCGTCCTTTTCTCGAATCAGCCGCCGTGCTTCCCGCCGTTCAATGCTGTTCTGCGTCATGATATTCTCGACGCGGTAATCCTCCGGTGCGTAGATGTAGACATTCAGCACATTATCTTCATTCCGGAGAATATAGTCCGAGAGACGGCCGATAATGACGCAGCGCTCCCTGCTGTGAAGATCCCGGATCAGCTGCATTTCCTGCCGGAAGAGCCTGTCCCCCATGCTGTCCGCGCTGCTCGTCAGGTCGAGGAGCGGTGCGAGGAAGCCGCGCTCCACCGTTTCATCGTGCCTGCTGATAAACTCCGTATCGATTCCGGTCTTCCGCGCGGCACGATCCAGCAGCTCCTTGTCGTAGAAACGGATTCCCAGACGCCGGGAAAGCTGCTTCCCGATCTCATGTCCCTTCGCGCCCGACTGCCGGGCGATACACACCGTAAAGGGTTTCTGTTCTGTCATAGCTTCCCCCTCAGAGCACACTGGAGAGGAAGCTCCTGAGCCGCTCCGACTTCGGATTCGTAAACAGCTCCTCCGGGGGAGCGTCCTCTACGATATAACCGTCCTCCATGAAAACCACCCGATCCGCCACCTCTCTGGCAAAGCCCATCTCATGCGTGACCACCAGCATGGTCATGCCCTGCCGCGCCAGCCGCTTCATGACGTCCAGCACCTCGCCGACCATCTCCGGATCCAGCGCCGAGGTAGGCTCATCGAAAAGCAGGATGCGCGGATTCATGCAGAGCGCCCGGGCAATCGCGACCCTCTGCTTCTGTCCGCCGGACAGTGTCACCGGATAGGCATCCCGCCGCTCATACAGCCCGACCGTACGGAGCAGTTCCCCCGCCTTCTCCTGCGCCGCGCCTTTGTCAAGCTTTTTCAGCAGCACCGGTGCCAGCGTCAGATTTTCCAGCACCGTATAATTCGGGAAAAGGTTGAAATGCTGGAATACCATTCCGATATTCTCACGATATTTATTGATGTCCTTAAGCGCCGAGAGCTCCTGCCCCAGCACCCGGATCTCTCCCCCCTGCGTCTCCTCCAGCCTGTTCAGGCAGCGGAGCAGGGTGGACTTCCCCGAGCCGGAGGGCCCGATGATGCAGACGACCTCACCCTCCTTTACGGTGAAGCTGATATCCCGAAGAACCTCCAGCTCTCCGAAGACCTTATGCAGACCCCTTACCGAAATGATCTCTTCCGCCGCCATCTCCTCACCTCCTGTCATAGCTTAGTCTCCGCTCCACATATTTGCTGAGCAGCGTCAGCAGCGTAATCAGGACAATGTAGAGGATCGCGGCATAGCTGTACAGCTCGAACGCCTTGTAATTTCTCGCAATGATGGTCTTGGCACTCATCGTCAGCTCATTCACCGAAATAGCCGAAAGGATCGCCGTGTCCTTCAGCGTCGTGATAAACTGATTCATCAGGGACGGAATCATGATTTTCACCGCCTGCGGCAGGATGATCTTCCGCATCGTCTGCGCATAGCTGAGCCCCAGCGAACGCGCCGCCTCCATCTGTCCGTAATCGATCGCCTGTATCCCGGCGCGGAAAATCTCCGCCATATACGCGCTGGCGTTAAGCCCGAGAATCAGCGATGCCGAAACCAGCAGCGGGAGTGCGTTCTTGATGACGCCGAAGTAGAGAAAAAGCGCCAGAATCATCAGCGGTATCCCGCGAATAATCGTAATGTATAGATTCGCGATGCGGTTCAGCAGCGGCTGCTTCGAAATGGAGAAAATACAGACCAGCACCCCCAGCACGATGGCGATCAGAATGCCGAATACCGCAATCAGCAGCGTCAGCCTAAGACCCTCTAAAAGCCTCGGAAGGTACCGGACGAACATACTGAAATAATCAAACATAAAGCTTCCTCTGATCAGCCCTCATAATTTGCGAGAATCTTATCATAGCTTCCATCCGCCTTCAGCTTCGAAAGTCCGTCGTTGAATGCGGAAAGCAGATCCTGATTCATCCCCTTATTAACCGAGAAGCCGACACCGCCCGGCGTATTGACCGCCTCCACCGCGACCCGAAGTCCCTCCTGTTCCCCGATCTTGATCTGATAGGAGATCACCGGGAAATCCTCAAGCAGCCCGTCCGCCTGCCCGTTCCGAACCGCCATCGCGGTAGAAGCGGAGTCCTGCAGCGTCGAGATCGTGAAGCCGTACTTGTCCTTGTTGTCCTCCGCCCAGAGCGCGCCCTGCGTGCCCTCCTTGACAGCAAGCAGCTTCCCCTCGAGATCCTCCAGCTTTGTGATCCCCGAATCCGCCTTCGTCACCAGCGCGAGCCCCGAATCATAGTAGGAATCCGAGAAGTCCACCGTCTGCTTCCTCTCGTCCGTGATGCTCATGGAGCCGAGTCCGCCGTCAATCGTTCCGGAGACCAGAGCCGGAATGATCGCGGAGAAGTCCATCGGCTGCAGCTCAACGGTAAAGCCCTCCTGCTCTGCGATCGCATGAATCAGATCCACATCGATTCCTGTATAGCTCCCGTCGTCCTGCTGAATCGAAAACGGAGCGAACGCCTGATCGATCGCAATCTTGAAGGTCTTGCCGCGTACCGCGGAGCCGCTGTCCGCTCCGCTCTCCTCTGCTTTCGCGTTATCCGCCGTGCTCTCCGCCTTCGTCTCCGGCGCAGGATTTGCGCCGCAGCCTGCCAATGCGGAAACTGCGCATGCTGCCGAAAGTACCATTGCCAGAAGCTTCTTCATAATGATTCCTCCCTCAACGAAAATGACGAAATCGTCTCCTCAATGTTGCCGCTTATTTTAGTCTTATGTCCCGGATTTGTCAAGGATTATTTATTTGAATATTTTCCTTGTTAATTTTATATTTATACATATATTTAGGGATTCATTTCAAATAAAACTGATATTTATTCTTTTACAGGCTTTTCAAAGTGAATTTTATTAA encodes:
- a CDS encoding amino acid ABC transporter permease, which codes for MFDYFSMFVRYLPRLLEGLRLTLLIAVFGILIAIVLGVLVCIFSISKQPLLNRIANLYITIIRGIPLMILALFLYFGVIKNALPLLVSASLILGLNASAYMAEIFRAGIQAIDYGQMEAARSLGLSYAQTMRKIILPQAVKIMIPSLMNQFITTLKDTAILSAISVNELTMSAKTIIARNYKAFELYSYAAILYIVLITLLTLLSKYVERRLSYDRR
- a CDS encoding cytidylate kinase-like family protein translates to MTEQKPFTVCIARQSGAKGHEIGKQLSRRLGIRFYDKELLDRAARKTGIDTEFISRHDETVERGFLAPLLDLTSSADSMGDRLFRQEMQLIRDLHSRERCVIIGRLSDYILRNEDNVLNVYIYAPEDYRVENIMTQNSIERREARRLIREKDAARESYYRFYSMNHWTQQKGKDLMLDSESFGVEGCVEILSAAVRSRFGAPEKR
- a CDS encoding transporter substrate-binding domain-containing protein, producing the protein MKKLLAMVLSAACAVSALAGCGANPAPETKAESTADNAKAEESGADSGSAVRGKTFKIAIDQAFAPFSIQQDDGSYTGIDVDLIHAIAEQEGFTVELQPMDFSAIIPALVSGTIDGGLGSMSITDERKQTVDFSDSYYDSGLALVTKADSGITKLEDLEGKLLAVKEGTQGALWAEDNKDKYGFTISTLQDSASTAMAVRNGQADGLLEDFPVISYQIKIGEQEGLRVAVEAVNTPGGVGFSVNKGMNQDLLSAFNDGLSKLKADGSYDKILANYEG
- a CDS encoding amino acid ABC transporter ATP-binding protein, which encodes MTGGEEMAAEEIISVRGLHKVFGELEVLRDISFTVKEGEVVCIIGPSGSGKSTLLRCLNRLEETQGGEIRVLGQELSALKDINKYRENIGMVFQHFNLFPNYTVLENLTLAPVLLKKLDKGAAQEKAGELLRTVGLYERRDAYPVTLSGGQKQRVAIARALCMNPRILLFDEPTSALDPEMVGEVLDVMKRLARQGMTMLVVTHEMGFAREVADRVVFMEDGYIVEDAPPEELFTNPKSERLRSFLSSVL